ATGTGAAGGTGGTTCTGGACAAAAACGAAGATGGTATTCTCATTGTTGTGGAAGACAACGGTATAGGGATACCGGAACACGCCAGAGAAAAGATCTTCGAACAGTTCTACAGAGTCGACTCTTCCTTGACTTACGAAGTTTCTGGAACGGGTCTGGGACTTGCCATTACAAAAGAGATCGTGGAACTCCACGGCGGAAGAATCTGGGTTGAGAGTGAGGAGGGGAAGGGATCCAGGTTTTTCGTGTGGATCCCGCATGATCATGGCACTGAAGATAATCGATAAGATACTCGAGGGTATCGACAAGTTACCATCTCCCAACATCGTCGTTCAAAGGATAGTGGCCGTGTGTTCAAATCCGGTTGCTTCTTCCTCGGAAGTTGCCAACACCCTCATGATGGATGCAAGTCTCAGTGCCAGGGTCTTGAAACTTGCAAATTCTGCTTATTACGGGATTCCCCGGAAAATAACAACCCTGAGTGAAGCAGTCATGATACTGGGATTCAAGACTGTCAGGAACCTTGCTTTGAGCGTTTTCACCTACGATATGATCTTCAAGAACAGATCCTCTAGCATCGACAGAGAAAAACTCTGGGCGCACTTTATTGCAACGGCCGTTGCCTCAGAAACCATTGCAGAGACAGTCGGTTACCCGCTGAAGGAAGAGATATTCATAGCGGGACTACTCCACGACATAGGAAAAGTGGTTTACGACTTTCTTCTCTCTGACGTTCTGGAGATGGAGGTAAGAATCGCTCAGAAGTTAAAGAAGAACCTGATCGAAGTGGAAGAGGAACTGGAGGTGCCCCCTCACACCGAAGTTGGGGCAAAGCTTCTGAAAAACTGGAATTTTCCGGATCTTCTTGTTTTCACAGCAGACTATCATCATCGAGTTGATGCAAACCCCAACGAACTGTTCATCAATCAGGTGTCGATGGTCCATGTTGGGGATGTCCTGGCGAACCTCATGATGAAAGGTGCGTCTCTTTCGTGGGGAGATCCTGTTCTTTCTCATTTTGCTCTGAACACACTCAGATTGAAGCCACGTCTTGTTTTAAGAGTTCTTGAGAGATCCAGGGAAAAATACGAGAAGGCAAAGGAGTTTCTGAGTCTGGATTAGGAGGTGAAAAGAATGCATCCTCTCTATAGAAAGGCGATGTTGGAATCGGAGATACAGAAACTTCTGGCCGAGGCGCTTCGACAGCTGAGAGATCCACGTTTGAAGAAAGAATTTGTGACCTTTTCTCGCGTCGAACTTTCAAAGGACAAGAAATACGCTGACGTTTACGTAAGTTTTCTGGGAAGTCCTCAGGAGCGAAAGGAAGCGGTGGAAATATTGAACAGGGCAAAGGGTTTCTTCAGAACCTATGTGGCAAAGAATCTGAAACTCTACGTTGCTCCGGAGATTCGCTTCTACGAAGACAAAGGAATAGAAGCGAGCGTCAGGGTACATCAGTTGCTGAATCAACTGGGCTTCGATCCGTTTAAACACGAAGAAGAGGAAGGTGAAAACAAGGAATGAAACACGGAGTCCTCGTAGCCTACAAGCCGAAGGGTCCAACCTCACACGATGTGGTGGATGAAGTACGAAAGAAGCTGAAAACACGGAAGGTGGGACACGGTGGAACCCTGGATCCCTTCGCCTGCGGTGTGCTCATTCTAGGGGTGAACCAGGGAACGCGTCTTCTTGAGTTCTACAAGAACCTGAACAAGGTCTACTGGGTGAAGATGAGGCTCGGGCTGATTACAGAGACCTTCGACATAACGGGAGAAGTCGTCGAAGAAAGAGAGTGCAACGTCACGGAGGAGGAAATAAAAGAGGCCATCTTTTCTTTCGTTGGAGAGTACGATCAAGTACCACCCGCTTATTCTGCGAAGAAATACAGGGGCGAGAGACTCTACAAACTGGCAAGAGAGGGTAAAATCATAAGACTTCCTCCAAGAAGGGTGAAGATCTTCAGAATCTGGGATGTGGTGATAGATGGAAAAACCGTCTCTTTCAGGGTGGAGGTCTCGCCCGGAACTTATGTGAGGTCTCTCTGCATGGACATCGGATACAAACTTGGTTGTGGGGCGACCGTCGTAGAGCTTGTGAGAGAGAGTGTGGGGCCGCACACCCTCGAAGAAAGTCTCAACGTCTTCGAAGCATCGCCGGAGGAGATAGAAAACAGAGTGATCCCGATGGAAAGGTGCCTGGAGTGGCTCCCACGCGTGGTGATCTTTCAGGATTTTTCTGAAAGGATCCTCAACGGATCCCAGGTGTTTCTGGAGATGCTGAAGGAATGGGATGAGTTCAGGAAGGAAGACACGGTGAGAGTCTTCGATGAAGAGGGAAATCTTCTTGCGCTCGCGGAGGCAGAGAGAAACGCTTCTTTTCTTCGTACATTGAAAAGACAGGGCAGGAACGAACGAGTTTTGAAATTGAAAAAGGTTTTCAACACGAGGTGAAAAAATGATTGTCAGCATCGGTGTTTTCGACGGAGTTCACGTTGGGCATCGCAAGGTTCTTGAGAAACTCAGGGAAGTGGCCTCTTCAAAGAAAATGCCTGCTCTTGTGTTCACCATATCCCATCCCCCCGAATATCTCTCACCCGATTTTCTAGGTCTTTTGTTGCCTGTAGAAGAGAGGGTGGCGATTCTTTCA
This genomic window from Thermotoga sp. SG1 contains:
- a CDS encoding HDOD domain-containing protein; this translates as MIMALKIIDKILEGIDKLPSPNIVVQRIVAVCSNPVASSSEVANTLMMDASLSARVLKLANSAYYGIPRKITTLSEAVMILGFKTVRNLALSVFTYDMIFKNRSSSIDREKLWAHFIATAVASETIAETVGYPLKEEIFIAGLLHDIGKVVYDFLLSDVLEMEVRIAQKLKKNLIEVEEELEVPPHTEVGAKLLKNWNFPDLLVFTADYHHRVDANPNELFINQVSMVHVGDVLANLMMKGASLSWGDPVLSHFALNTLRLKPRLVLRVLERSREKYEKAKEFLSLD
- the rbfA gene encoding 30S ribosome-binding factor RbfA codes for the protein MHPLYRKAMLESEIQKLLAEALRQLRDPRLKKEFVTFSRVELSKDKKYADVYVSFLGSPQERKEAVEILNRAKGFFRTYVAKNLKLYVAPEIRFYEDKGIEASVRVHQLLNQLGFDPFKHEEEEGENKE
- the truB gene encoding tRNA pseudouridine(55) synthase TruB, with the protein product MKHGVLVAYKPKGPTSHDVVDEVRKKLKTRKVGHGGTLDPFACGVLILGVNQGTRLLEFYKNLNKVYWVKMRLGLITETFDITGEVVEERECNVTEEEIKEAIFSFVGEYDQVPPAYSAKKYRGERLYKLAREGKIIRLPPRRVKIFRIWDVVIDGKTVSFRVEVSPGTYVRSLCMDIGYKLGCGATVVELVRESVGPHTLEESLNVFEASPEEIENRVIPMERCLEWLPRVVIFQDFSERILNGSQVFLEMLKEWDEFRKEDTVRVFDEEGNLLALAEAERNASFLRTLKRQGRNERVLKLKKVFNTR